The DNA window ACTGCTAATGCGGTTGCCGTTGCTCAAGCACAAATTGGTACTCCATATGTTTGGGGTGGTAACCAACCAGGCGGATTTGACTGCTCAGGATTAGTTCAATATGCATATGGTCTTGGTTCAAACTACCGGACTACTTACCAACAAACTAACCTTGGTACTCACCAATACGATATCCAAAACGCTCAAAATGGTGACCTTTACTTCTGGGGTCCAGATAGTGCTCCTTACCACGTTGCAATCGCTACTGGTAATGGTGGTTACATCCAAGCTCCTACACCAGGTCAAAACGTTCAAACTGGTAACATCAACTACTACACTCCTAGTTTCTACATCAGCATGAACTAAGATACGAGTAGTATGATTATTGAGTAAGATAGAGGATTCTCTTCTACCTTACTCTTTTTTCTTAGCAAATTTTAATAATTATATTGACAGTTTTATTATCATTAGTTATACTTAACAACAATCAATTATGTAAGGAGTAAGTATAATGAACGTATATCAAACTATCAACGTTAATACTCGTTGGCAAAGCCGGTAGTTCAGGTTGTTTCGTCATGGATGCGACCTGAAGAACAGATTGCATCTGTGCCGGCTGAGTTTGATGTTCATTTCAGTCCGCATGGATCCACATGCGGACTTTTATTTTGTCTTTCAAAAAGCGGGGGTCCGTCATGTGGGCTCTCGTTTTTTTATTATTTTGTGAGGTGAGATTTTAGATGAAAAGAATGTATAGTTTAATTGCAATTATTATCGCTTTCCTTTGTTTCGCATTCTTTAGAGAAAACAATGGATTCGTAACTAAGCAACGAATTCCAAAAGTTGGTGTATTAACCTTGATGCACCACCCAGCGTTAGATGAAATTTACAAAGGATACGTCGATGAATTAGCAAAGGAAGGTTACCACAACGGTAAGAATATCAAGATTGAGTATCAAAACGCGAATGGTGACCAAAGTAATCTTAAAACAATGGCTTCAAAGCTCGTTGATGATAACTCAACTGTTCTTTTTGGAATTACGACTCCTGCTGCTCAAGCATTAGCTAATTCTACTACCAAAACACCAATTGTACTTGGCGCTGTTACTGATCCAAAAGCAGCTGGCCTAGTTAAAAATAATCAACACCCTGGCGGCAATATCACCGGAGTATCTGACCAAGCACCAATTCACGAACAACTCAATTTGATCAAGCAATTCATGCCGCGAATGAAAACACTGGGAGTCATCTATACTTCAAGTGATGCTTCAGCAGTAGCTGGTTACCACCAAATCAAACGTGAATGTCGCAAGATGAATATTAACTTAAAGGCCTATTCAATTGCCAACAGTAACGACTTAAATCAGGTCTCCGAACAAATGCTTAGTCAGGTTGATGCAGTAATTGTACCAACAGATAATACGATCGCTGGGGCAATGCAAACCTTAGTTAAGAATGCCGATGCCGCTAACAAACCAGTCTTCCCAGCAACTGACACAATGGTTAAACAAGGTGGCGTTGCAACTTACAGTGTTAACCAGCGTGCTCTAGGTGTCCAAGGCGCAAAGATGACGGTCGCAATCCTCAAAGGCAAGTCAAAGCCAGCTGATACCCCAATTAAATACATGAAGCATGGGACTCCTGTTCTCAACATTAAGCAGGCTCGAAAACTTAATTTACAAATTCCCGCTCAATTTGAAAGGGATGCAGAAGCGAAAGGAGAGATTTACAAATGAATCTAATCGTATCGTCAATCGGTCAAGGACTATTATGGGCTTTACTTGGTCTTGGTCTTTACCTGACTTTTAGAATTCTTGATTTTGCTGATATGACTGTTGAAGGGACTTTCCCTCTTGGTGCTGCCAGTGCTGTTGCTGCAATCACACATGGCATTAATCCCTTTTTGGCAACTTTAATTGCGATTGGTGCGGGAATGCTCGCCGGCTTGATCACCGGGTTGCTCTACACTAAAGGAAAAATCCCAAGTTTATTAGCCGGAATTTTAACGATGACTGCCGCCTACTCTGTTAACCTCCGCATTATGGGTAAATCAAACGTTTCATTGCTTGGCCAAAAGACACTTTTTAGTGGGGAATTCATGCGAAGTCTGCCCCAATACTTTGATAGTGTCTTCTTGGGAATAGTTACGATTGCAATTATTACCGTAATCCTAGTCTTCTTCCTTTCAACTGACTATGGACAGGCTTTCATCGCGACTGGTGATAATCCTGTAATGGCCAAATCATTTGGGATTCATACCGACACAATGGTCATCATCGGCCTAATGGTGTCAAACGGAATCGTTGGCCTTTGTGGGGCATTGATTGCTCAAAACAATGGGTATGCTGATATTAATATGGGAATTGGGACGATTGTTATCGCCCTTGCCTCAATCATTATTGGTGAAATAGCCTTTGGTGAATTAACGCTTAACCAGCGACTTGTAGCCGTTACTCTTGGTAGTATCATTTACCGAATCATCTTACTTGCCGTGCTACAACTTGGTTTCTCTGCCAACGACCTCAACCTTATCTCCTCCGTTGTTCTTGCAATCTGCATGATGTTGCCACAACTTGAAGAACGCATTCACCTAAAAAAGCCAATTTTGAAAGGAGTCCGGCCTCATGAATAAACCTATTTTAGAATTGCAAGGCGTCAAAACCATTGTTAATAAGGGCACATCTAGTGAAACGACTATTCTTAAGGGCTTAAACCTTAAAATTAATGAGGGAGACTTCATTACAATCGTTGGAACGAATGGTGCCGGTAAATCGACTCTTTTTAATGTCATTGGTGGAAACCTGCACGCTGACGAAGGAAAAATTTTGCATAATGGACAAGATATTACCAATACGACAGAAGAACAGCGAACAGCTTTCCTATCCCGTGTTTTTCAAGATCCAAAATTGGGAACGGCTGCGCGAATGACAGTTGCTGAAAATATGTTGTTAGCAACTAAGCGGGGTGAGCGTCGCCATCTTATTCCTCGGAAGCTCAAAAGTAACATGGAACGTTTCACCAAGCTAGCTACAACAATGAATAACGGCCTCGAAAATCGTATGAATACAGCCACCGGCGCCCTTTCAGGAGGACAACGGCAAGCATTAAGTTTTTTAATGGCAACAATCAAACGACCTGATATTATTTTGCTGGATGAACACACTGCTGCTCTTGACCCGCACACAAGTCTAAATTTATTACACGCTACTAATGAACGGATCACTAAAGATCATTTAACCGCTCTAATGATTACCCATAACCTTGAAGATGCCTTAGAGTATGGGAATCGTCTACTCGTGCTTAAAGATGGTGAAATCAAAGCAGATGTTAATGCAGAGCAACGAAAATCGCTTACCCCTGAGAAACTTTATACTTATTTTGAAGATTAGTTTGACTATATACCACTTTCGATATATATTAAGTATATCGAATTTGATATATAGGAGACCTAATTATGAATTGGTGGATTATTTTTATCACATTTCTTGCCGTAAACCTCGATTTCTTTTTTATTTTAATCTTTTTACTCGAAAGGTATAACCTTCGTGATGCAATCATTGGCTATCTTGGCGCCCTTCTTGTTCTGGTTACCATCAGCTTTTTACTAGGAAAAACACTCGCCATTTTCCTCCCTGAATGGATTTTGGGAATACTGGGGATTCTGCCAATTTACATGGCTCTCCATGACAACGATGAAGATCCAACTCATACCAAAAAGCATGGTCCAATTATTACCACCTTAATAACCTATCTGGCAGTCTGCACTGGTTGCAACCTCTCAATTTTCTTACCAATTTTAACGAATCTTACCTTCCAACAATTTACTCAGGCACTTCTTTTTATTGCAGTCCTTTCAATTGCGATTGTGATTCTCATTAAAGGAATTGGTAATATTCCACTAATCAAGCAAACAATGCAACGTTATAGCGAAAGCTTAATGAAAGTCATTTATATCGGTGTTGGTTGTTATGTTTTTGGGGATAGTGGATTAATTACCCACCTTATCCACCTTCTTTAGTTTGGTATCCCGAAATGTCAATTTAAGTTAGAAAGAAAATAGTTGCTCATCAGTGACGTAAGACATGAATACTTCATATGGAGTTCGATAGCCTAGTGATTTACGGGGCAGGTTATTTCGCTTACTCATCAGTTGGGTTACCAATTCATCAGGAAGATTGCGGAAATCTAGCTGTTTCGTTAAGCCATCCCGGCGTAAAAGACCGTTGTTGTTTTCGTTCAGCCCTCGTTGATTGGGAGCACCAACCTCGGCAAAGTAAGTGTGAAGGTCAAATTGATTGGCAATCTCGCGCCAGCCGGCGAATTCTTTTCCGTTGTCAAAGGTAATCGATTTGAAGAAGTGCCGCGGGAATTTCCGAAGCCACTGACTTAAGTGTTGGTTAATCGCATCAGCCGTCTTTTCGTGCACATTGAGTACAATTTCGACCTTCGATTGGCGTTCGGTCAGGGTCATTACCGCCCCTTGGTGCTTTTTGCCTTGGACGGTATCAGCTTCAAGGTGCCCAAATTCAGTGGCATAGTGCGGAAAGTCCTTGGCACGCTCGTGAATACTTCGCCCCAATTGGCCAGCCTTCCCACGGCGCTCGACATAGCCATTCGGGTGCCGCTTACCTCGCATCGGCAAGGAACGGACATCGAAGCCGAACTGGCCACGTTCAAACATCCGGTAAAGAGTTCGCCGGTTACAACTAATTGGGCGCTCAGCGCGCCCAATAATGGTATCAGGCGTCCACCCCTGGGCAATTTTGTCGTTGATATAAGTGAGTTCAGCCAGTGACAACTGAGTACGTTTTCGGCCACAACGTTGCTTATTGCGCATATAGTGATCTTGATAATCAGCAATTGAGGCACCGGTTTCCAGGTAACGATAAACGCGATAAACGGTTTCGGCGCAACGGTTGATCATTTGGGCCACTCGGTACGCTTTAAGCTTTTGCACGAAAGAATGGGCGATGATTGTCAGCTCGTTTGTGGTAAGATGGGTGTAAGTCATTTGTGGTTTCCTTTCTTTTGTTTAGGGGTATTCAAAAGTCTACCACAAATGGCTTTTCTATTTTTCTAACTTAATTTTACAAACGGCGTATAATAATTACTAAACCGATTAAAAGGAGGAGCAGCAACCATTGTCTTCCACACAAGCCTTTATTGATGAAGCTGCTAAAATTTATAAAGTCCTAAGCAATAGTACGCGTTTAAACATCTTATATTATCTTCGGCACTATGACGGTGAAGCTGATGTTAAAACAATCGTTAATGATCTTCATCTTGCACAACCGATCGTCTCAAAACAGCTCGGTATTTTATATCGTTATCAGTTAGTCATTCGCCATAAAGAAGGGACACGCGTTTACTATGCTTTAGATGATCCTCATGTTATTGAAATGATTGATGACATGCTAAAACACGTTAAACACGAAATAAAGGGCGAACCACATCCTCGAAATTTATATAAATAAAGAGTGAACAGGAAACAATCAACAAAGATTATTCTCTATTCACTCTTTTTGTTATTAATTATTTTTCACTCTTCCGTTTTCCAAAACCAAAGAGACTAGCAAAGGCAGTTACAAGACCTAAACCAATAACTACTGTTGAATTTTGATTACCAGTTTGAGGACGCTTATTATTTGGTTCTTCATCTTTAGTATATTTGACAACATACTAAAGGTTTTCGCCGCCAGAATTAATTGCTTTTGTTAGCTACAGTTAACCATTTTAAACTTTTGTACAAAAAATTAATGAAATAATCAATCTTTCACTTTATAGCTTGACTAGCGTAGAATGATTAGCAGATTGTTAAAAGGAGATTTAAAATGGACGAGCTATTTGAACATTCTTCAATCAAGCGAGCATACTTTACGCTGGCTTTACCTGTTGTGTTAAGCATGGCTGTAACCTTGATTTATAACATGGTTGATACTTTTTTCGTGGCTAAAACCGGAAACCCCAATTTAGTTGCCGGCGTTTCCCAGGGAGCACCGATTTTTACGTTAATGATTGCTCTTGGGGATATCTTTGGTCTTGGCGGAAGCTCAGTTATTTCTCGCTTATTTGGTGAGCACCGTGATAAATTAGCACGTTTTGTCAGTGGCTATTGCTTCTATGCACCGATTATTTGTGGAATCATCGTAACTGCAATAATGATTATCTTTCAAACACCAATTTTACATTTATTGGGTGCTTCTCCTGCCACTTGGAAATATGCACGTGAATATTACTTGGTGATCGCTTGGGGTGCGGTTTTCATCATTTTTGGCCTTTCACCAACTAATATTTTACGAACAGAAGGGCTGGCCATTCAGTCGATGATCGCTAGTATGGTAGGGACTGGAATTAATATTGTCTTAAATCCGATCTTTATTTTCACGTGTGGGCTCGGCGCTGCTGGTTCCGCACTAGCCACTGTAACAAGTGCTGTTATTGGCGATATTTTAATGATTTATTATTTGGAAACAAAGAGTAAAAAGCTGACGACTTCAATTCATGAAACAAAAATCGGCTGGAAACTCCAATTTGAAATCTACGCTATCGGAATCCCGGCCTCGGTTACTAACATTATGGCAACGTTTGCGGTTGCGTTAACTAATCGTTACTTGATTGTTCATGGCGCGGATAGTGTAGCTGCCATGGGGATTGCGATGAAAGCAAATATGATCATTAATATGGTAATGGTTGGTTTTGCATTTGGCGCGCAACCCTTGATCGGATATGTATATGGCGCTAAAGACGAGCAGCGATTTAACAAAGTTGTCAAATTTGATATTCAAGTCGTTGCTAGTCTTGCCTTAATTCTCACTATTATTCTTTTCATTTTTGCTCCCCAGGTTATTCGTATTTTCATGAATGATTCCCAAATAGTAAAAGAAGGGGCCTTGATGCTACGTTGGCTATCAATTTCGACAACTCTTGCTGGTATCATTCTTGTTTTTACAACCATGTTCCAATCAATGTGAAAAGCAACTCCTGCATTTTGGCTCTCATTCTGTCGTCAGGGATTGATTTTCGGAGTAGTGATTAGTGTTTCCGCAAAATTATTTGGTTATACTGGAATTATTGCTGCTCAAGCTATTTCTGATTGCTTAACCTTTGTTCTGGCGCTCATTTTCTTCTATTGTTATCGTCCCCATTTTAAATAAAATAGATTTAGACAGATAAAAAAAGCCTCTACCGTTCAAATTTTTCAAACGTTAGAAGCTTTTTTAATTTATTCAGTTATTTTTCGTTCAAAATAATGAGCTAGTTTAGCCTCTGGATAATATCCAGTTACCTTTTCTTTCGCCTGTCCATCCCTAAAAATGACCAGACTTGGGACACTCATTACTTTATACCGTTGTGCAATTTCTTGATTTCCATCAACATTCATCCGCACAAACTTGATTTTATCGCCGTATTGTTTTTCAAGCTTCTGCATAGCTGGTTCCATCATTTTACATGGACCACACCATGGTGCCCAAAAATCAACAACCGTCATTGAGCCTTGAACATCCTTATCAAAGGTCTCAGCTGTTGCATCAATTGCCATTTTATTCTACCTTCTTTTTCTGTGATCTACGTATAAAGTGAATAATAATCGTTACCGCAAAAACAAGCAAGATAAAACTACCGAAAATCCCTGATGGAATCTCGATGTCAATTGCAGGAATCGTTAAGAAAAGTTTAATAGCAATCACAAAGATTAAGATATATGCCATCGGTTCTAACTCAGGAACTTTGCGCATCAGTTTCATAATAACTTCAGCAATTCCTCGCATACATGCAATCCCAATCAGACCACCGATTAAAACAATAACCGGATTATTAGAGACAGCTAATGACGCCAAAACAGAATCAATGGAGAAAATAATATCCATAAATTCGATCTGTAAAACAACTGTCCAAAAAAGCTTTCGTCCAGTTAAACGCGTTTTACCTTCACGGGTCTTTCGCATTGCTCGCTTACCAAAGAACTTATTATGAAAGTAACGATAGACAAGGTAAATTAAGTAAGCAGCTCCAATAACTTTGATTTCCCAAAAGTTAATGAGATATACTCCGATTCCAATAATTAAGAACCGAAAAACATAAGAACCCCAAATACCATAGAAAAGTGATTCTTCTTGTTCTTTTAACGTTGGTAATACACGTGTCTGAGCCGCTAACACAACAGCATTATCAACTGACAGTAAACATTCAATCATAACCAACGAAAAGATGATTAACCAATCCTGTCCTGATGTAACGACTGTTGCCCAGTTATGTGGATCAAAAAATGGTCCATACAACTTCTCTAAAAGTGACAATTAATGTCCTCCCTTAATTTAAATTTGCTTTTTAGCTAAGTTATATTTTACCAAATAATTTTCAAAATACGACGGTAATGGCGCACTAATATTTAAAGATTTC is part of the Limosilactobacillus reuteri genome and encodes:
- a CDS encoding ABC transporter permease, whose translation is MNLIVSSIGQGLLWALLGLGLYLTFRILDFADMTVEGTFPLGAASAVAAITHGINPFLATLIAIGAGMLAGLITGLLYTKGKIPSLLAGILTMTAAYSVNLRIMGKSNVSLLGQKTLFSGEFMRSLPQYFDSVFLGIVTIAIITVILVFFLSTDYGQAFIATGDNPVMAKSFGIHTDTMVIIGLMVSNGIVGLCGALIAQNNGYADINMGIGTIVIALASIIIGEIAFGELTLNQRLVAVTLGSIIYRIILLAVLQLGFSANDLNLISSVVLAICMMLPQLEERIHLKKPILKGVRPHE
- a CDS encoding ABC transporter ATP-binding protein codes for the protein MNKPILELQGVKTIVNKGTSSETTILKGLNLKINEGDFITIVGTNGAGKSTLFNVIGGNLHADEGKILHNGQDITNTTEEQRTAFLSRVFQDPKLGTAARMTVAENMLLATKRGERRHLIPRKLKSNMERFTKLATTMNNGLENRMNTATGALSGGQRQALSFLMATIKRPDIILLDEHTAALDPHTSLNLLHATNERITKDHLTALMITHNLEDALEYGNRLLVLKDGEIKADVNAEQRKSLTPEKLYTYFED
- a CDS encoding ArsR/SmtB family transcription factor; this translates as MSSTQAFIDEAAKIYKVLSNSTRLNILYYLRHYDGEADVKTIVNDLHLAQPIVSKQLGILYRYQLVIRHKEGTRVYYALDDPHVIEMIDDMLKHVKHEIKGEPHPRNLYK
- a CDS encoding IS30 family transposase, encoding MTYTHLTTNELTIIAHSFVQKLKAYRVAQMINRCAETVYRVYRYLETGASIADYQDHYMRNKQRCGRKRTQLSLAELTYINDKIAQGWTPDTIIGRAERPISCNRRTLYRMFERGQFGFDVRSLPMRGKRHPNGYVERRGKAGQLGRSIHERAKDFPHYATEFGHLEADTVQGKKHQGAVMTLTERQSKVEIVLNVHEKTADAINQHLSQWLRKFPRHFFKSITFDNGKEFAGWREIANQFDLHTYFAEVGAPNQRGLNENNNGLLRRDGLTKQLDFRNLPDELVTQLMSKRNNLPRKSLGYRTPYEVFMSYVTDEQLFSF
- the trpX gene encoding tryptophan ABC transporter substrate-binding protein, which translates into the protein MKRMYSLIAIIIAFLCFAFFRENNGFVTKQRIPKVGVLTLMHHPALDEIYKGYVDELAKEGYHNGKNIKIEYQNANGDQSNLKTMASKLVDDNSTVLFGITTPAAQALANSTTKTPIVLGAVTDPKAAGLVKNNQHPGGNITGVSDQAPIHEQLNLIKQFMPRMKTLGVIYTSSDASAVAGYHQIKRECRKMNINLKAYSIANSNDLNQVSEQMLSQVDAVIVPTDNTIAGAMQTLVKNADAANKPVFPATDTMVKQGGVATYSVNQRALGVQGAKMTVAILKGKSKPADTPIKYMKHGTPVLNIKQARKLNLQIPAQFERDAEAKGEIYK
- a CDS encoding cadmium resistance transporter, with translation MNWWIIFITFLAVNLDFFFILIFLLERYNLRDAIIGYLGALLVLVTISFLLGKTLAIFLPEWILGILGILPIYMALHDNDEDPTHTKKHGPIITTLITYLAVCTGCNLSIFLPILTNLTFQQFTQALLFIAVLSIAIVILIKGIGNIPLIKQTMQRYSESLMKVIYIGVGCYVFGDSGLITHLIHLL
- the trxA gene encoding thioredoxin, whose amino-acid sequence is MAIDATAETFDKDVQGSMTVVDFWAPWCGPCKMMEPAMQKLEKQYGDKIKFVRMNVDGNQEIAQRYKVMSVPSLVIFRDGQAKEKVTGYYPEAKLAHYFERKITE
- a CDS encoding TerC family protein; protein product: MSLLEKLYGPFFDPHNWATVVTSGQDWLIIFSLVMIECLLSVDNAVVLAAQTRVLPTLKEQEESLFYGIWGSYVFRFLIIGIGVYLINFWEIKVIGAAYLIYLVYRYFHNKFFGKRAMRKTREGKTRLTGRKLFWTVVLQIEFMDIIFSIDSVLASLAVSNNPVIVLIGGLIGIACMRGIAEVIMKLMRKVPELEPMAYILIFVIAIKLFLTIPAIDIEIPSGIFGSFILLVFAVTIIIHFIRRSQKKKVE